GCCCTGGCAGGCGGAGGGGCCCTTGAATTCCACTTCCCCCTCCACCCGCTCCGGGCATTCCCGCCCCGCCGGGTCCACGATGCGGATGGCATGACCGGGCAGGGGCCGGCCGCAGGCCACGAAACGGAGCGCGCCGGTCTGCTCCGGGCCGGCGGGCAGGGCGCGGCCCCGACGGGAAAAAGGGCGGCGCTGCACCGTGTCCACCCGCGGCCCCCGGTTCACGGGCGGGAACGCCAGCCCCACGGCGCACTCGGCCAGGCCGTAGACCGGCATCATGGCCTCGCGCCGAAAACCACAAGAAGCAAAACGCTCGCAAAAGGCCTCCAAGGTCACGGGGCTGATGGGCTCGGCGCCGTTGAAGGCGCAGCGCCAGGTGCGCAGATCCAGGCCCGCCAGCTCCTCGTCGGAAATCCGCCGCAGGCAGAGTTCGTAGGCGAAATTGGGCCCGGCGGAGAGGGTGCCGCCGTGACGCTGGATGGCCTGCAACCAGCGCAGGGGCCGCGACAGAAAGGCCAAAGGCGACATGAGCACAAAGTTCATGCCGTAATAGAGGCTGCCCAGCCAAGCGCCGATCAGGCCCATGTCGTGGTACAAAGGCAACCAGCTCACGAAGACATCGGCGGGACTGGCGCCCACCGCCTGGCCCATGGCCCGGATATTGGCCAGCAGATTGGCATGACTGAGCACCACCCCCTTGGGGTCGCCGGTGCTGCCCGAGGTGTATTGCAAAAAAGCAATGTCGCCGGCCTTGATGCGGGGCCGTTCGGCGCCGGCCTTGGGCAGGTCGGCCACCCGGCACACGGTCCGGAGGGCGGGCGCCAGCCCTTTGAGCAGGGGCGCCAGCGGCAGCACCTCCTCGCTGGTGAGCAGCATGACGGCCTGGGCATTGTTCAAAATACCGGCTTGGCGGCGCAGGTGGTCTTCCAACGTGGCACGCCGGGCGGGAGGGTACATGGGCACGGGCACCGCCCCGGCCATCATCACCCCCAGGAATGCGGCCAGAAAATCCACCGAGGTGGGCAGCATCAGCGCCACGGTCTGGCCCGAGCCGATACCCTGGGCACGCAGGCCGCCGGCCATCCGCCCCGCGGCCTCGTGCAAAGCGCCAAAGCTCCGGCTGTCAAGCTGTTGTCCGCCGGAATAAAAATGGAGATAGGCTCGTTCCGGGGTGCGGCGGGCATGCCAGTCCAAAACCTCCACCAGCGTTCCGGCTTCCGCGGGCAAGGCAATCCCCGGCCCTGACCGTGATCCGGCCTCGGCCCCCTGTGCCGCAGGCCTGGTGGCGGGCCCGACCGGCATCAGCAAGGTAAGAACGTCCCGCGGACATTCCACCCGGCCCAGGGCGTCCTCGGGCAAGCGCCCCTGCACCACGCGCTCGACGCGGGACAAAAGCTCCGCGCGGGCCAGGCTGTCCAGACCCAGCTCGCGCTCCAGATCGCTGTCCAGGCTCACAGTCAGGCGTTCCCCGCCCCTGAGCTCGGCCACCAGATCAGACACCACGCCAAGCAATAGCGCCACCTGCGGATCACTGTCACCCTTGCCCTGAGGCTCGAAAGCCATTGGTCCCCCTCGGTTCCCCCGGTTGCAAGGGGACGTCAGACACCGCGCCCCCTCAGATCAGCTCATCTGCTGTTCGCCCGTTGAGCCCTGTAAAACGATAAGGGGCTCTCGCGCAAAGCCTTGCGCCCCGGGAAAGCACCCGGAAAACCCCACCTCTACCAGCGCTGCGTTCGAACCGGGAAACAGCCCCAAGCGAAAATAATGATTCAGTTTTTTGCTATGGAATAGACTTTTGCCGATGTGCTAGTATGCGTAAACTCTGTGCAGACCGCACGGATTGGGGCATGGCGGAATGGGGAACAGACCTTATTTCGGGGCGGCAGGGGAACCGCCGGCACCACACGCTTCCATGATCGCAGAGACGCGCTTCCATACAACAGTTTAACGTGGCTAGCTGCGGCGCGCTCGGTAAAGTGTTTTACCCTGCTGCCGTTAATAGTTTAGATGAAAAGGCGCAGGCAAGTACTTATGACCATGACAAACCGCCTTCCAGCATCCTGTCGTTCGTTCATCCGCTTTCACCGCCTGCTAGCCCCTGCCCTGCTCAGCGCCCTTTTGGTCACCCCCGTCTACGCCGCCACCTTTACCGTCCCCGCCACTGCCGCAGGTATTGATGCGGTGGACAGCAACCCCGGAGACGGGGTATGCCTCAGCGCAGGCAATATCTGCACCCTGCGCGCCGCCGTCCAGGAAAGCAACGCCCTGGCCGGCGCGGACACCATTAACATCGAAACCGGCGTCTACCCCCTCACCCTGACCGGTGGCGGCGAAAGCGCGGCTGCCACGGGCGATCTGGATATCAGCGACGATGTAACCATCAAGGGCGCCGGGCAAAGCGCCACGGTTATCGATGCCCAAAACGCCGGCGACCGGGTCATGCAAATCTTCAGCGGCACGGTGATCCTCCAGGATCTCACTCTTCGCAATGGTGCCGTCGATGGCGAGGGCGGCGGACTTTACATCGCCTCGGGGGCCACGGTCACCATCAATTCCTGCACCATCGAGAACAACGCCGCCACCAGCGGCGGCGCAGGCAACGGCGGCGGAATTTACAACGCGGGCGACCTTACCCTGAACAAGGCCACGGTGCAAAACAACACATCGGTGCTGGGCGTCAACGGCCTGGGCGGCGGCGGGATATTCAGCCGCGGCCAACTCATGGTCCTGGCCAGCACCGTCCACGCCAACAGCACCACGAATACACCAGGTGCCAGCGGCGGCGGCATCCGGCTGCTGGGC
This region of Gammaproteobacteria bacterium genomic DNA includes:
- a CDS encoding acyl-phosphate glycerol 3-phosphate acyltransferase, which gives rise to MAFEPQGKGDSDPQVALLLGVVSDLVAELRGGERLTVSLDSDLERELGLDSLARAELLSRVERVVQGRLPEDALGRVECPRDVLTLLMPVGPATRPAAQGAEAGSRSGPGIALPAEAGTLVEVLDWHARRTPERAYLHFYSGGQQLDSRSFGALHEAAGRMAGGLRAQGIGSGQTVALMLPTSVDFLAAFLGVMMAGAVPVPMYPPARRATLEDHLRRQAGILNNAQAVMLLTSEEVLPLAPLLKGLAPALRTVCRVADLPKAGAERPRIKAGDIAFLQYTSGSTGDPKGVVLSHANLLANIRAMGQAVGASPADVFVSWLPLYHDMGLIGAWLGSLYYGMNFVLMSPLAFLSRPLRWLQAIQRHGGTLSAGPNFAYELCLRRISDEELAGLDLRTWRCAFNGAEPISPVTLEAFCERFASCGFRREAMMPVYGLAECAVGLAFPPVNRGPRVDTVQRRPFSRRGRALPAGPEQTGALRFVACGRPLPGHAIRIVDPAGRECPERVEGEVEFKGPSACQG